In Cryptomeria japonica chromosome 1, Sugi_1.0, whole genome shotgun sequence, the sequence TTTTAGTCTTAGATACCCAACAGGCATGCTTTCCACTGTTGGATGTCAACACTAGGATATCTGCCCTTCTGTTCGTGATTGAAAAATGCATATGCCACGCCATTTTTAATGTGGCGGAAGTCTGAAGGCGGAACCTTGTAAAACAGAGGAATAATTCTAGCATTGGTTTGAAACATTCAGGCTAGCTCAGCTAAGCACCAAGCAGACTCTGCATATCGCTGTGAGAAGATGGCTATGTGCACTGCGGCAGAGGATATGGCATTCCATATGGCAGAAGAAAAAGAATCTCCGAGCTCAGTCTCTGGAGCATCTAGATATGCTCGGATCCCAGCTTCCTGTAGAGAATCGTAGAGCTGCTGAGCTAGATTCGGTTTGGTGTCTGGGCCTCGATGGTTGATGAATACATCATACTGCTTTGCAGTCAGCGGGGATTTTATCATTTTGACGGCAGGTTCAAGCACAGAAGTGCAACGCGCCGTTTTGGTTTTCTTCGACCAGATGTCGAAGCGGAAGCCATTAATAGAAAATTGGTGCTCCGCTGTAAAAGCAAATGAATACAGAATAGATTATGTAAGAAATGCCCTATCCTTGAAAATAAGGAATGCAATGAGCCAACGAATATGGAGATACATATAGTAGATAAATGGTGAAATTTCTGGAACGAAGTTTGTGCTTCCGCGTAATTGCCCACCAAAAACACGTTTTATTGAGCGGAGTGTGTGCTTCGACGTCATTGCCTTTCAAAACACAAAAAAGGTAAAGGTAAAGTTTTTTGAGTGGAGTATGTTCTTCCACGTTATTGCGTTGAATTGTGTGAAATCAGTCAGGTAGTTGGCTGAGAAGAAAAAACTCTAGCGTTACAAGAAATAAAACTAGTAATTGCATCTTGTTGTGCAATGGGTAGGCGGAACAAGTGTGGAAATTCAATTAGGAAAAGAATGgtctatttattttatatttttgtgcAATATATGATGTTAAttgataagttatttaattaatgataATTTTCAAATAAAGTATCAATGGAAAAGTGTTAGTTTGAAATCTACTATGTATCCTCTAATATGGATTTGAAATacaattgaaacaaaacctttggATGAGGAAGTTAATAGAACTCCATTACCAACAAGTTCATGGTATGTTAATTTTTCATTTGCTTGAGGGTCTCCAAAGAATTTTACAAGTCCATTTTGTGCATTTTTAATGATCATAAAACCATGATAAGGCATCTATAGAAAATTCTACTAAGCAATTTTCTCCTACATAATTTGATCACTTTGactaaaataaatattgtttatctatttacaaaataatattaaattaatctaTAAATTATGATGtgatattaaataaaattttaatgattattattatcaattatatattataatataataatgagtaaaatcttaaaaataaatataagaaaaataataaataaaaaatttacaactatacgcaatattaatattaatatattcttATAAATTCCATTGGTTGTCTTATAGAATATACATTAAATAAGTATTATTTATCTTATAATTATAATATGTTTAAACtattaattgatatatatatatatatatatatagagagagagagagagagagagagagagagagagagagagagagagagagagagagagagagagagagctagggttgtcgttgcaccaaaagatcgtcttgtcaatgcccaatacaaccactagacttataaaatccacaagaggttgttaaaccatgtcgtgaatctctacgagggatgttggcccactgccaacaattatATAATAGATAATAAATATCATATTAATTATGTATATCTAAATATTTATCACTTCTATTAAAACAAATTAACTTATTTAGTTTAAGATAATTACCTTTTAAAAAATAAAGATAACATAACTTTTtgttatacataaaatataaaatacactTGTATTTCTTTATACATAAACTTTATTTGGCATGTGGTAGTGTTGACATGACAACTGTGTCAATTGAATAGAAATCAATTTCAATTCTTAATATTCTTTTTCTTCCTTATAAATAGGCAACATTTTGgtctatttttgcatatatttgtgtAGTAAAGGAGGTTCCATTAGTAATATGggcatgttatgtttgcaatagggagaaaGGGGGAGAGTGAAAGAGAGAGTGGGATAGAAAGAGGGATAAATAGAGGGGGGAAGAGTAAGGGAGATTACGAGGGCTAAGGAcatagtgatagagaggaagatagagatggagTTGGAGAAGGACatggatatggagagagagagagagagagagagagagagagagagagagagagagagagagagagagagagagatgaatatagagagagatagagagatggagagggagagatagagatagaaatagagatagagatagagagatagaaagggagatatagagagaatGACATGGAGAGGATGAGATAGAGAAATATAGAGGAAGATGgatagggagaggaagagataaatagggggaacatagagagagggagatatagagatatatgtaaagagaaagagagatagagatatatggcaagggaaagagagagatggatatatatatatatatgggtagaGAAATGGAGAGAGGATAATGAtagagaggtagatagggagggagggagggagggaggagagatagaaagagatgggagagatagaaagatagagatatagggatagggagggagaaacaaggacAATATATGTGAGAGAGCGATGGGTAGAGATATACAGATATAGAGAGGGAGAAAGACACTGTGTATGTTTTAATGGTGTTAGTTTCTCTTTAGTTTTAGATTCATTTTAAGATAAATTCCTTAATATAATATTCTAGTAGCATTTGGTATGTATTTTTGGTTAATTTTGGCTTCTTAATCTTTGTCTTTTTACATTTATTATTGCTCATGCATTTTATTACTCTtgttttatctatatttgttttcatatatttccATCATTTATCAGTTAATGTGAAATTAATCATTGTAGTACTAAATGGAAAAGAAAGTAAGTATTTTCCTTCTTATTAAAATCCCGTTCATCTAATGACTAAGTAAACAATTCTTATGGAAAGTAGAGAACACCTCaagttatttctttctttgtcttcctTAATGTGTGTAATCTATGGCTAGAGTACATTTGAAAACATGTTTGCAATGGGGGAGTTTTGAGCACAGTGTATGGTACCAATCTGGGTGACATTTGATTGTGATCCATAATTATAATTGTAAAGAATGTGAGGCAAATTGTAAGCTATATTTGATCATGTTCCATGCTAACAAACGTTTCATATGTCAAGTGAGTTGTGTTGTGCCTATTATGCAATACATTTACATGTGATCCATAAGTACAAATTTTATTACAATTCTAAACAATGTGAGGTAATTTGTAGGCTATATTTGATCATGTTCCATGTTAACAAACCCTTCATACGTCAAGTGAGTTTGATTGTGCCTACTATGCAATACATTTACATGTAATCCATGATTACAAATTTTATGCATGTGAAGTGAATTATCATGTGCCAATGATGGGTTACATTTAAATGTAATCCGTGTTTACAAATGTTAAGAATGTTAATGTAATTCTAGACTATCAACATTatactctttttttttaaaatgttataCATGTTCTAAGATGATAtaacaaaaataatatatatttacatttatttattaactatttaaaaatatattttattataaaaattatattacaaTTATCGattattatctattattttttgtaatatttttatatatttttaatgtaattatatttatatttattttatattctcaaatttctattataattgtttttattatttatttaatatttatataacttaaattatttaaaaaacataTCATATTTAATAACAACAAATTGCAGTACACCAAATTATTAATTATACTCAATGCTAATTTAAAAAaaacctaataataataataatatgaatcTAATCGTAGAAAGAAACATATATTAATGCCCACCAACCAGTGTAAACCCAAtgaaggaaaataaataaaatagtgaaAGTTGGACACCTTC encodes:
- the LOC131073713 gene encoding probable 2' cyclic ADP-D-ribose synthase BdTIR, translating into MTSKHTLRSIKRVFAEHQFSINGFRFDIWSKKTKTARCTSVLEPAVKMIKSPLTAKQYDVFINHRGPDTKPNLAQQLYDSLQEAGIRAYLDAPETELGDSFSSAIWNAISSAAVHIAIFSQRYAESAWCLAELA